ACCGCAAACAATAACATAAACACACGCCGCCCACATCAACGCCCCACCATGGGGCATCAAACACCCCAGGCACACACTGTATGGTAGGAACCACCCCAGGCACACAATGTGTGGTAGCAACCACCCCAGGcacacactgtgtggtagcaaacaccccaggcacacaatgtgtggtagcaaacaccccaggcacacactgtgtggtagcaAACACCCCAGGCACACAATGTCTGGCAGCAAACGCCCAGGCACACACTGTGTGCTAGCAACCACCCCAGGcacacactgtgtggtagcaaacaccccaggcacacaatgtgtggtagcaaacaccccaggcacacactgtgtggtagcaAACACCCCAGGCACACAATGTCTGGCAGCAAACGCCCAGGCACACACTGTGTGCTAGCAACCACCCCAGGcacacactgtgtggtagcaAACACCCCAGGCACACAATGTGTGGCAGCAACCACCCCAGGcacacactgtgtggtagcaaacaccccaaacacacactgtgtggtagcaaacaccccaaacacacactgtgtggtagcaAACACCCAGGCACACAATGTGTGGTAGCAAACATCCCAAACACACACTATGTAGTAGCAAACATCCCAGGCACACAATGTGTGGTAGCAAACATCGCAAACACACATTGTGTGGTAGGAAACATACCAAACATACATTGTGTAGCTGCAAACACCCCAGACACAcaacgtggcagcaaacaccCCAAACACATAATGTATGACAGCAAACACCACAACCAAGCTGCTGTGGCACGGGCAAACGTAATGACCCCAGTGTTGACCATCTTGGCTGAAGGGTAAAATAAATGCGCAGGACAAAAACAAATAATAACAGACCACTGGACGGCAGGAATTTCCTGTAAGTCCCTCAAATGCCTGGAGACCCGGGTCTTTAAGAGGTAACAGGAGGAGGCAAGAGAATTCGACAACTTCACTACACAGGGAGAGAAGGAGGTACTATAATGGACTCCTCATTTTGTTAGTCTTCACATACACAAATAGCGGCCAGAGGGAATGCACAGGATTAAGGTCTTAGAAGCTGGGACACATGTATACAGTTTACAAAAGCTGTGGCCGAAATAATAGCTGTAGAATAGAGAGATGGATGCAACATCACTGTTCACAAAAAGAGAATAGTTCAATGCGAGAAAGAGAAtagttcagtgcgagaaagagaataGTTCAGTCCAAGAAAGAGAATAGTTCAGTGCGAGGAAGAGAATAGTTCAGTGTGAGAAAGAAAATAGTTCTGTGCAAGAAAGAGAAtagttcagtgcgagaaagagaattGTTCAGTGCAAGAAAGAGAATAGTTCACTGCGAAAAAAAGAatagttcagtacgagaaagaaaaTAGTTCAGTGCTAGAAAGAGAATAGTTCAGTGCAAGAAAGACAAAAGtccagtgcgagaaagagaatgagcaccagagttagaggagaaaagagTTGAGTATGTGGAATCGTCAGCTGCTGGGTCATAAGACATTCACAAAAtcagcaccagagaacaacaCAACACTCCAACATCGACGAATAGGAACTAAAACAGTGAACCCTACCTGTAAACAGTGTACCCTACCTGTAAATAGTGTACCCTAACTGTAAACAGTGTACCATACCTGTAAACAGTGTACCATACCTGTAAACGGTGTACCATACCTGTAAACAGTGTACCCTACCTGTAAACAGTGTACCATACCTGTAAACAGTGTACCATACCTGTAAACAGTGTACCATACCTGTAAACAGTGTACCATACCTGTAAACAGTGTACCATACCTGTAAACGGTGTACCCTACCTGTAAACGGTGTACCATACCTGTAAACAGTGTACCATACCTGTAAACGGTGTACCATACCTGTAAACGGTGTACCATACCTGTAAACAGTGTACCATACTTGTGACATGATGATAAGAGACACAACTATGACAAGTCGGAATATCGGCAACACACTCGACCTCTACTACTATAAACGCACTCTGGCTGCCGCCCAGCATGGCCAACACTCTGGCTGCCGCCCACCATAGCCAACACCCTGGGTGCCGCCCACCATAGCCAACACCCTGGGTGCCGCCCACCATAGCCAACACCCTGGGTGCCACCCACCATAGCCAACACCCTGGGTGCCACCCACCATGGCCAACACCCTGGGTGCCGCCCAGCATGGCCAACACCTTGGGTGCCGCCCAGCTTGGCCAACACCTTGGGTGCTACCCACCACAGCCAACTCCCTGGCTGCCGCCCAGCATAGCCAACACCCTGCGTGCCGGCTGACAGAGAGATCCAGGGACAAAGATACCATACAATTAGGGGCGTCCCCTTCCATCCCTGCCAATGGCATCCCCGCCTGTAACAGGAAGCCTGGACAAGGACGGACACAAAGGCACTGAATATATTAAGTTGGTACACGATGCAAACAAAGTGGAATGGCTACCACTGAGGCGTGGCAGTGGCAGTGAAGGGAAATATTGAGAACTGTGACGGATGATGgggcagggaagggaagggaaggggaggggaatacTGAGTTGTGACGgttggtgaagggaagggaggggaatacTGAGTTGTGACGgctggtgaagggaagggaggggaatacTGAGTTGTAACGGTTGGTGATGAGAAGGGAGGGGAATACTGAGTTGTGACGgttggtgaagggaagggaggggaggggaggggaggggaatacGGAGTTGTTACAgttggtgaagggaagggaatatAGTGACGGCTGGAGGgacagtgaagggaagggaatggagTGACGGCAGGAGGgacagtgaagggaagggaaTAGAGTGACGGCAGAAGGGACAGTCTAAACAGGTAAAATAAACCTTTTCTCCGTAAAGATCAAACCCTTCTGCCTCACATTGACCTGGCAACATTTTCCCTAAACTCTGGTATTTGATCAAACCAATCACAGAGACAAGGATCTCCCACCATATATTCCCGGCAGCCAGCCAGAGTTATAGCTTTCACAACTTCCAATATAGAATATAGCTGAGGTCAGCCTTCCCAGGGGGGTAGTTGGTTGTGaactgggggagaggaagagattgAGGGAGTTGAGGCATATTGAGCAGTGAGCGAAGGGCCAATGTGTCccacaacagctgctgctggtgaagGAGCAGTATGTACCAGAACTGAGGGGGGGCCCCCTACTGCTGCAGCAGCTGTAGGGGGCCCTCTACTGCTGCAGCAGCTGCAGGTGAGGGACCAGTGTGTGTAcccgacacaccaccaccatcgtcaacaccaccacccagctgCACCGCCAGcagggtgggttgggaggagaaGCATCAGTTTCCGACGCGTCAATCTTCTTCAATTTCAATCTTGCATAATTTAAAACCCACGGGAGTtgtacatcccctcctcctccccctcctcctcctccccctcctcctccttgccttagAATATGGATTCGCCACTCTCTACCCCACAGCCTGGCTCGGTTCCCTACAGAGCTGGGCtagaggcaggagtgtgtgtggctgATGGCTTCCCAGCCGCTTAAGTCAGAATGTTAGCGTCAGCCAGAGACAGCGCCCCGAGCCATGGCGGctgacgtgggagggagggaagaaggaaacacCGGTCTAGTCATTAAACCTAAGCTACCCCCTAACCACACacgtctcccccaccacctcctcccctccaccttttcatcctcctcctccaacaacaaaAAAAGCAACGAAAATTGTCTCTCAGTCCGTCAGTGCAGTGTTGCCATATTTCgacaaaaaggaggaggaggaggaggagggtacaaaaggaggaggggcaggaagaGGGGTAGCAGCACGACGGGCGCGTCATCCTATGATGATCCATCATTACCATCTTTTCTGGACACCTGACGCCTgtcacacacccgcccacacagGTGGCAACCATGACGCGTGTAGCagcaaccccccgccccccccccccccccccgccgtccGCTGAGGTGAGGGACGTCCCTCAGATGtgtaggaaccccccccccccctccagtccGCTGAGGTGAGGGACGTCCCTCAGATGtgtagcaacccccccccccctccagtccGCTGAGGTGAGGGACGGCCCTCAGATGtgtagcaccccccccccctccagtccGCTGAGGTGAGGGGCGTCCCTCAGATGtgtagcaaccccccccccccccccggtccgcTGAGGTGAGGGGCGTCCCTCACATGTCACCCTGGGCCCGGGTCGACGACTTAACGGTGGACACGTCCATTGGAATCGACGAAATACAGAAGTGAAGTTGAATTTTCCCCATGGACGTAGTGCGACCCCTCATCCATCATCGCACCAGAAGGTTGCCTGAAGGAGGAACCGACTGGAAGTTTGAGCAGCTCTTCCAGCCCACTTTCCAGGTCTGGTTAGAAGGGGGAATGTAGGCCTGGATCCACCCACCATGATCACTTGGACATGGATAAAGGTGTCAGTAATACCGAAGATGGACACACAAGAAGGCTGCCCCAAGGAGAGAACTCCTGGAACTGTTGTATGCAGCTCATCCAGTCCATCTTCCAGGTCGGGTTACACGAGATGTAGGCCTGGATCCACGACTGGAATCTACGATGGTATACATGCAATAGAACCACTGGCCTTCTCCCACCTCGCCCTAGGGAAGGTCTGTGCGTGACCTTCGTCAGGATGGTTCATGGTCTCGAGGTTTTCCAGGCGGCTGAAGAGAGTCTGGAAATGGATTATGAACAGAACAACGGTATTAGTTGACCCTTACCTCGGCCTGATGGGGAAAATGCCACCATAGAGTCGAGAAGAAAACGGTGGGTAATGGTGGCAAAAGGTGTGCTCTTGTTTCAAGACGATGTCCCGGTCCAGTCGGTCCACACTGCACCAGCTGCTGTATGATGATGTACCGGTCCAGTAGGTCCACACTGCACCAGCTGCTGTATGATGATGTACCGGTCCAGTAGGTCCACACTGCACCAGCTGCTGTATGATGATGTACCGGTCCAGTAGGTCCACACTGCACAAGCTGCTGCATGACGATGTACCGGTCCAGTAGGTCCACACTGCACCAGTTTCGAGCCTGTGCTCTCCAGGAGCAAGCCAGCCATCCCTCGCCATCGAGCCATCAGGACCCAAGTTACCTACGTGAAGTCTCACCTGTGTGGTTAACCCCCTGAGTAGGACGAGGGGAGAGACACAGCAGCTGGTGGAGTCTTGGGAGACGTATATAAAAGTTGTATCACCAGCTGGGTGGACAgatggtgcaggtgtactgaggTCAGTGGACATTAAGATGGGGTCGTCTGGCccttttttcattttacatttttttttttctgcacagcTTTAGCTGTCTGTCACGGTAAGCGTCGCTGTTACCGAAGCTTACATACAGCTTAAGTGAtgtcatccccaacaccaccaccacactatcacaccatcaccaccacacaccactaccatcaccaccacacaccactaccatcaccaccacacaccactaccatcaccaccacacaccactaccatcaccaccacacaccactaccatcactaccacacaccactaccatcaccaccacacaccactaccatcaccaccacacaccactaccatcactaccacacaccactaccatcaccaccacacaccactaccatcaccaccacacaccactaccatcaccaccacacactactatcatcaccaccacacaccactaccatcaccaccacacaccactaccatcaccaccacactatcacaccatcaccacacaccacacaccactaccatcaccaccacacaccactaccatcaccaccacacaccactaccatcactaccacacaccactaccatcaccaccacacaccactaccatcaccaccacacaccactaccatcaccaccacacaccactaccatcactaccacacaccactaccatcaccaccacacaccactaccatcaccaccacacaccacgaccatcaccaccacacaccactaccatcaccaccacacaccactactatcaccaccacacactactaccatcaccaccacactatcacaccatcaccacacaccacacaccactaccatcaccaacacacaccactaccatcaccaccacacactactactatcaccaccacacaccactaccatcaccaccacacaccactaccatcaccaccacacaccactaccatcaccaccacacaccactaccatcaccaccacactatcacaccatcaccacacaccactaccatcaccaccacactatcacaccatcaccacacaccacacaccactaccatcaccaacacataccactaccatcaccaccacacaccactaccatcaccaccacacaccactaccatcaccaccacacaccactatcatcaccaccacacactacgaccatcaccaccacacaccactaccatcaccaccacacaccacgaccatcaccaccacacaccactaccatcaccaccacacaccactactatcaccaccacacactactaccatcaccaccacactatcacaccatcaccacacaccacacaccactaccatcaccaccacacaccactaccatcaccaccacacactactactatcaccaccacacaccactaccatcaccaccacacaccactaccatcaccaccacacaccactaccatcaccaccacacaccactaccatcaccaccacactatcacaccatcaccacacaccactaccatcaccaccacactatcacaccatcaccacacaccacacaccactaccatcaccaacacataccactaccatcaccaccacacaccactaccatcaccaccacacaccactaccatcaccaccacacaccactatcatcaccaccacacactacgaccatcaccaccacacaccactaccatcaccaccacacaccaccactaccaccaccaccatcaccacaaaccacacaccacataccctaCCATTCACCACAGCACCATCACACCataaaccaaccacacacactatacaatcacaactaccacaccaccaccacacacatcattacacaacaccaccacacacatcactacacaccaccacacaccacacacaccacacacacatcactacacaccaccacacaccacaccaccaccacacaccacaccattctctctctcacacgatcCTCCACAATGTGACTTCCGCTAAACCTCaattttcttaacattttctaGACATTTTCTCGCCGGCGACAACTTTATTTCAACTGTAAGAATCTGTGGCTCACCTCTacacattgaatatatatatatatatatatatatatatatatatatatatatatatatatatatatatatatatatatatatataacgcgggagacagcgacaaagtataataataataataaaaatatatatatatatatatatatatatatatatatatatatatatatatatatatatatatatatatatatatatatatatatatatactacttgccatttcccacattagcgaggtagcgctaagaacagagggctaagcctttgagggaatatcctcccttggcccccttctctgctccccttttggaaaattgaataaaaacgagaggggaggacttccagccccccgctctctccccttttagtcgccttctacgacacgcagggaatacgtgggaagtattctttctcccctatccccagggatatatatatatatatatatatatatatatatatatatatatatatatatatatgtctttcgtTAACAGTGAGAGCGGGGCGCGGGGTCTGCCCACCTTGGGTGATGTTGACTATCATTGTGGCACACACCACCatgggaaaacttaaaaaaaaaaaaaaccgtggaTTAAACCTTAACACCGTGGTTTGAGCCTTAAAACCGTAGATTAAACCTTAAAACCGTGAATTAAACCATAAAACCGTGGATTAAACCCTAACACCGTGGATTAAACCTTAAAACCGTGGACTAGACCTTAAACCCGTGTATCAAACCTTAAATCTGTGGATTAAACAGTGAACCTTGGATTAAACCCATAATTTCTAATGTGCACAATGTTATAATGTGGTTGTTTATATGTGAATCATATAGGTCAAGTCCAAGCCTGGGacgttggtgatgctgctgggGACGTTGGTAATGCTGCCGGGGACGTTGGTGATGCTGCCGGGGACGTTGGTGATGCTGCCGGGGACGTTCGTAATGCTGCCGGGGACGTTCGTAATGCTGCCGGGGACGTTGGTGATGCTGCCGGGGACGTTCGTAATGCTGCCGGGGACGTTGGTGATGCTGCCGGGGACGTTCGTAATGCTGCCGGGGACGTTGGTGATGCTGCCGGGGACGTTGGTAATGCTGCCGGGGACGTTGGTAATGCTGCCGGGGACGTTGGTAATGCTGCCGGGGACGTTGGTGATGCTGCCGGGGACGTTCGTAATGCTGCCGGGGACGTTGGTAATGCTGCCGGGGACGTTCGTAATGCTGCCGGGGACGTTGGTAATGCTGCCGGGGACGTTCGTAATGCTGCCGGGGACGTTCGTAATGCTGCCGGGGACGTTCGTAATGCTGCCGGGGACGTTGGTAATGCTGCCGGGGACGTTCGTAATGCTGCCGGGGACGTTCGTAATGCTGCCGGGGACGTTGGTAATGCTGGCGGGGACGTTGGTGATGCTGCCGGGGACGTTGGTGATGCTGCCGGGGACGTTGGTGATGCTGCCGGGGTCGTTGGTGATGCTGCCGGGGACGTTGGTGATGCTGCCGGGGACGTTGGTGATGCTGCCGGGGACGTTGGTGATGCTGCCGGGGACGTTGGTGATGCTGCCGGGGACGTTGGTGATGCTGCCGGGGACGTTGGTGATGCTGCCGGGGTCGTTGGTGATGCTGCCGGGGCGTTGCGGGGACGTTGGTGATGCTGCCGGGGACGTTGGTAATGCTGCCGGGGACGTTGGTGATGCTGCCGGGGACAGTCAGTGTCCTTGACTGGTACTGTTGGCCAGGCGGCTGccttcccatcccccctcccccatccttctcccgtcccatccctctcccagcctcctcctctcccgtcccaTCCCTGTCCCAGgctcctcctctcccgtcccaTCCCtatccctgcctcctcctcctcctctcccatcctatccctccccctgcctccctctttcccatcccatccccaactTTCCCATCCCTCAGCCTCCCGTCCCATCTTTCCCTCGGTGTCAGGTCggagggggggtggaaggggggggggcgccatCACTTGTTAACTGTGGACAAGACACGGAGCCCTGGTCATTAGAGATGCCTCtccactcacacagacagacagacagatagatagacagaaagacagacagacagaaagatagacagaacagacagaaagatagacagacagatagatagatagacagacagacagaaagaagacggacagaacagacagagagaaagatagacagacaaatagatagacagacagacagaaagatagacagacagacagacataaagagagacagacagacagatagacagtgagacagaaagatagacagacagacagacagaaaaatagacagacatatagatagacagagagacagaaagatagacagtcagacagacagagatagacaaacagacacacagacagacagacatacatatagacagacatacatacagacagacagacacagacagacagacagacagatggtagGTTAATCGGGCACACAGACCGGGCGTGAAGGACGGGGTAGAGCCAGGGACCTGACTGAGCCTGCAGCAGACTCGATGATAAGATTTTgataagaaaagaagaggaaaaaaaatgaagaaaaaaaaaatatatattccaactGAAGGAGTTTCTGGCGTGTTGACTtaacgaggaggaggtggtgggggtgggtgtggtcggggggggggggtcagggcggggtgggggtggggagggtggggggcgctGGTGGAAATCTGTGGGGGCTGAGCAAACACGGGGGTAGCCAACTTGGGccgctcacaccccacacaccacaccacacacaccccacccacccccacacaacccccacaccttcCTCGTAACCTCCCCCTCCTCGCCCCCCCCAGCCCTCGTGGTCCTtcatccaccccccttccctcgacCCTCAGGGCCTCGTAAGCCGGTCGCACACTCATGTGTtcgtgaaggagagagagaaaaaaaaggccaaaataATCTGACACGAAAATGAAAATCCATCTAGAGATATTATCGTCC
This portion of the Panulirus ornatus isolate Po-2019 chromosome 4, ASM3632096v1, whole genome shotgun sequence genome encodes:
- the LOC139764905 gene encoding uncharacterized protein, which produces MVHGLEVFQAAEESLEMDYEQNNGQVQAWDVGDAAGDVGNAAGDVGDAAGDVGDAAGDVRNAAGDVRNAAGDVGDAAGDVRNAAGDVGDAAGDVRNAAGDVGDAAGDVGNAAGDVGNAAGDVGNAAGDVGDAAGDVRNAAGDVGNAAGDVRNAAGDVGNAAGDVRNAAGDVRNAAGDVRNAAGDVGNAAGDVRNAAGDVRNAAGDVGNAGGDVGDAAGDVGDAAGDVGDAAGVVGDAAGDVGDAAGDVGDAAGDVGDAAGDVGDAAGDVGDAAGDVGDAAGVVGDAAGALRGRW